A region from the Malus domestica chromosome 07, GDT2T_hap1 genome encodes:
- the LOC103440024 gene encoding probable arabinosyltransferase ARAD1: protein MPAKQMARSKSPVLLMLLALLALSLIFLLFSFHSPSTADPSAILHPNQPTYKPETSFVASLERFLLAHKSRPSKPRDDTVLTTPTQSQLKHLDDLVFQSDSHRLYADPYYPLSLPMRVYVYDMPSKFTYDLLWLFRNSYKETFNLTSNGSPVHRLIEQHSIDYWLWADLIAPESERLLKSVVRVHRQEEADLFYIPFFTTISFFLLEKQQCKALYREVVKWVTDQPAWNRSQGRDHILPVHHPWSFKSVRRLMKNAIWLLPDMDSTGNWYKPGQVYLEKDLILPYVANVDFCDARCISETRSKRTTLLFFRGRLKRNAGGKIRSQLVAELSGSEGVAIEEGTAGEAGKSAAQNGMRKSVFCLSPAGDTPSSARLFDAIVSGCIPVIVSDELELPFEGILDYRKIALFISSSDAVRPGWLVTFLRNISHAQIEEMRQNLAKYSRHFLYSSPAQPLGPEDLVWRMMAGKLVNIKLQTRRSQRVVKESRSVCTCDCKRANSTIAGHL, encoded by the exons ATGCCTGCGAAGCAGATGGCCAGATCCAAATCCCCAGTGCTTCTCATGCTTCTGGCTCTCCTCGCCCTCTCCCTTATCTTCCTACTCTTCTCCTTCCACAGCCCCTCCACCGCCGACCCCTCTGCCATCCTCCACCCTAACCAACCCACTTACAAACCCGAAACCTCCTTCGTCGCCTCCCTCGAGCGCTTCCTCCTCGCCCACAAATCCCGCCCTTCCAAGCCCCGCGATGACACCGTCCTCACAACGCCCACCCAATCCCAACTCAAGCACCTGGACGATCTGGTCTTCCAGAGCGACAGCCACAGGTTGTACGCCGATCCATACTACCCGCTTAGCTTGCCCATGAGGGTTTACGTGTACGACATGCCCAGCAAGTTCACTTACGATCTCCTCTGGCTCTTCCGAAACTCTTACAAGGAGACCTTCAATCTCACCTCTAATGGCAGCCCCGTCCACCGCCTCATTGAGCAG CATTCAATCGATTACTGGCTGTGGGCGGATTTGATAGCTCCGGAGTCAGAGAGGCTGTTGAAAAGCGTAGTGAGAGTGCATAGGCAGGAGGAGGCAGACCTCTTCTACATCCCATTCTTCACCACCATCAGCTTCTTCTTACTGGAGAAGCAGCAATGCAAAGCACTTTACAGG GAAGTTGTCAAGTGGGTCACCGATCAGCCTGCCTGGAACCGATCCCAAGGACGGGATCATATTCTTCCTGTTCACCATCCCTGGTCTTTTAAGTCTGTTCGCCGCCTCATGAAGAATGCAATTTGGTTGCTTCCTGATATGGACTCCACTGGCAACTG GTACAAACCTGGACAAGTCTATCTGGAGAAAGATCTAATTCTTCCTTACGTTGCGAATGTTGATTTTTGTGATGCGAGATGCATATCCGAGACTCGATCCAAGAGAACAACCTTGCTCTTTTTTCGCGGCCGGCTTAAAAGAAATGCT GGAGGGAAGATACGCTCACAACTTGTAGCAGAACTAAGTGGTTCTGAGGGTGTAGCTATAGAGGAAGGGACAGCAGGAGAAGCAGGGAAGTCAGCAGCTCAGAATGGAATGCGCAA GTCTGTCTTTTGCTTAAGTCCAGCTGGCGATACTCCATCCTCTGCTAGATTGTTTGATGCCATTGTTAGTGGTTGCATACCTGTTATAGTTAGTGATGAACTGGAACTTCCTTTTGAAGGAATACTAGATTATAGGAAG ATAGctttatttatttcttctaGTGATGCTGTACGACCAGGTTGGCTTGTAACATTTCTAAGAAACATTAGCCATGCTCAAATAGAGGAAATGCGTCAGAATCTTGCCAAG TACTCAAGACATTTCCTCTACTCAAGTCCAGCCCAGCCCTTGGGTCCGGAAGACTTGGTTTGGAGAATG ATGGCTGGTAAGTTGGTTAATATAAAGCTTCAAACCCGGAGGTCTCAACGAGTGGTGAAAGAGTCGAGAAGTGTCTGCACTTGTGATTGCAAGCGCGCCAACTCTACAATCGCAGGTCACTTGTAA
- the LOC103440023 gene encoding TOM1-like protein 1 isoform X2, whose product MSDNLMEKVSALGERLKIEGTEVGRKMSAGFSSVSFKVKELFQGPNQADKIVEDATSEALEEPDWAMNLEICDMINTERVNSVELIRGLKKRITLKNPRVQYLALMLLETCVKNCEKAFSEIAAERVLDEMVKLIDDPQTVVNNRNKALMLIEAWGESTGELRYLPVYEETYKSLRSRGIRFPGRDNESLAPIFTPPRSVSASESDASFSQQIPVEIPAQSFTGEQTKEAFDVARNSIELLNTVFSSSPQQDALQDDLTATLVQQCRQSLSTVQRIIETAGENEALLFEALNVNDEIHKALSKYEELIRPSVVPTAPEPAMIPVAVEPDESPSHVKEDYLIRKPAASRGLVHAGSNDDMMDDLDEMIFGKKGGSPSEGSQDPKKQQTPAKDDLISF is encoded by the exons ATGAGTGACAATTTGATGGAGAAAGTGAGCGCTCTTGGCGAGCGCCTCAAGATCGAAGGCACTGAGGTCGGTCGAAAAATGAGTGCTGGATTTAGCTCAGTGAGCTTCAAGGTGAAGGAGCTCTTCCAAGGCCCAAACCAAGCAGATAAGATCGTTGAAGATGCCACATCAGAGGCACTCGAAGAACCTGACTGGGCTATGAATCTTGAAATTTGCGACATGATCAATACTGAAAGAGTTAACAGTGTTGAATTGATTCGTGGGCTGAAAAAGCGGATTACGTTGAAGAATCCTAGGGTCCAGTACCTTGCGCTAATGCTGCTTGAAACATGTGTTAAGAACTGTGAAAAGGCTTTCTCAGAAATAGCTGCGGAGAGAGTTCTTGATGAGATGGTGAAGCTGATTGACGACCCTCAGACTGTTGTTAATAATCGCAATAAAGCTTTGATGCTGATCGAAGCATGGGGGGAATCAACCGGTGAGCTCCGGTATTTGCCTGTTTATGAGGAAACATACAAG AGTTTAAGATCAAGGGGTATTCGGTTTCCTGGTCGCGACAATGAGAGTTTGGCACCAATATTCACTCCCCCTCGTTCAGTTTCTGCTTCAGAGTCGGATGCTAGTTTTTCCCAGCAGATTCCGGTTGAGATTCCTGCTCAAAGCTTTACGGGTGAACAAACAAAGGAAGCATTTGATGTTGCAAGAAACAGTATTGAGCTTCTTAATACTGTTTTCTCCTCTTCACCCCAACAAGATGCTTTACAG GATGACTTGACGGCCACACTTGTACAGCAGTGCCGCCAATCTCTATCCACTGTCCAGAGAATTATAGAGACAGCTGGAGAGAACGAGGCCTTGCTGTTTGAAGCATTGAATGTGAATGATGAGATCCATAAGGCTCTATCCAAGTATGAAGAACTGATAAGGCCTTCAGTAGTTCCAACTGCGCCGGAACCTGCAATGATACCTGTTGCTGTGGAGCCTGATGAATCGCCAAGTCATGTGAAAGAGGATTACTTGATTAGAAAACCAGCTGCTTCTCGAGGTTTGGTTCATGCAGGGAGCAACGATGACATGATGGATGATCTTGATGAGATGATATTTGGCAAGAAAGGTGGAAGTCCATCTGAAGGAAGCCAAGATCCGAAGAAGCAGCAGACGCCAGCAAAGGATGACCTGATCAGCTTTTGA
- the LOC103440023 gene encoding TOM1-like protein 1 isoform X1 — MSDNLMEKVSALGERLKIEGTEVGRKMSAGFSSVSFKVKELFQGPNQADKIVEDATSEALEEPDWAMNLEICDMINTERVNSVELIRGLKKRITLKNPRVQYLALMLLETCVKNCEKAFSEIAAERVLDEMVKLIDDPQTVVNNRNKALMLIEAWGESTGELRYLPVYEETYKSLRSRGIRFPGRDNESLAPIFTPPRSVSASESDASFSQQIPVEIPAQSFTGEQTKEAFDVARNSIELLNTVFSSSPQQDALQQDDLTATLVQQCRQSLSTVQRIIETAGENEALLFEALNVNDEIHKALSKYEELIRPSVVPTAPEPAMIPVAVEPDESPSHVKEDYLIRKPAASRGLVHAGSNDDMMDDLDEMIFGKKGGSPSEGSQDPKKQQTPAKDDLISF, encoded by the exons ATGAGTGACAATTTGATGGAGAAAGTGAGCGCTCTTGGCGAGCGCCTCAAGATCGAAGGCACTGAGGTCGGTCGAAAAATGAGTGCTGGATTTAGCTCAGTGAGCTTCAAGGTGAAGGAGCTCTTCCAAGGCCCAAACCAAGCAGATAAGATCGTTGAAGATGCCACATCAGAGGCACTCGAAGAACCTGACTGGGCTATGAATCTTGAAATTTGCGACATGATCAATACTGAAAGAGTTAACAGTGTTGAATTGATTCGTGGGCTGAAAAAGCGGATTACGTTGAAGAATCCTAGGGTCCAGTACCTTGCGCTAATGCTGCTTGAAACATGTGTTAAGAACTGTGAAAAGGCTTTCTCAGAAATAGCTGCGGAGAGAGTTCTTGATGAGATGGTGAAGCTGATTGACGACCCTCAGACTGTTGTTAATAATCGCAATAAAGCTTTGATGCTGATCGAAGCATGGGGGGAATCAACCGGTGAGCTCCGGTATTTGCCTGTTTATGAGGAAACATACAAG AGTTTAAGATCAAGGGGTATTCGGTTTCCTGGTCGCGACAATGAGAGTTTGGCACCAATATTCACTCCCCCTCGTTCAGTTTCTGCTTCAGAGTCGGATGCTAGTTTTTCCCAGCAGATTCCGGTTGAGATTCCTGCTCAAAGCTTTACGGGTGAACAAACAAAGGAAGCATTTGATGTTGCAAGAAACAGTATTGAGCTTCTTAATACTGTTTTCTCCTCTTCACCCCAACAAGATGCTTTACAG CAGGATGACTTGACGGCCACACTTGTACAGCAGTGCCGCCAATCTCTATCCACTGTCCAGAGAATTATAGAGACAGCTGGAGAGAACGAGGCCTTGCTGTTTGAAGCATTGAATGTGAATGATGAGATCCATAAGGCTCTATCCAAGTATGAAGAACTGATAAGGCCTTCAGTAGTTCCAACTGCGCCGGAACCTGCAATGATACCTGTTGCTGTGGAGCCTGATGAATCGCCAAGTCATGTGAAAGAGGATTACTTGATTAGAAAACCAGCTGCTTCTCGAGGTTTGGTTCATGCAGGGAGCAACGATGACATGATGGATGATCTTGATGAGATGATATTTGGCAAGAAAGGTGGAAGTCCATCTGAAGGAAGCCAAGATCCGAAGAAGCAGCAGACGCCAGCAAAGGATGACCTGATCAGCTTTTGA